In Acidimicrobiia bacterium, a single window of DNA contains:
- a CDS encoding heme-binding domain-containing protein, which translates to MRRALRIGVIALVVAFLAIQAVPYGWWDANPPAVSSVEWPSAEAERIARVACYDCHSHETERPFYSFVAPFSWLTRSDVEEGRDELNFSDWDGGGAGDAIEVTLEGEMPPLRYTLIHRDAKLSDSEVAALVAALDELDRRR; encoded by the coding sequence GTGAGACGCGCTCTGCGCATCGGTGTGATCGCACTCGTCGTGGCGTTCCTGGCAATTCAGGCGGTGCCCTACGGGTGGTGGGACGCCAACCCGCCGGCTGTCTCCTCGGTGGAGTGGCCGAGCGCCGAGGCGGAGCGGATCGCCCGGGTGGCCTGCTACGACTGCCACAGCCACGAGACCGAGCGACCGTTCTATTCGTTCGTCGCGCCGTTCTCGTGGCTGACCAGGAGCGACGTCGAGGAAGGGCGCGACGAGTTGAACTTCTCCGATTGGGACGGGGGAGGCGCCGGCGACGCCATCGAGGTCACTCTCGAAGGGGAGATGCCGCCTCTCCGGTACACGTTGATCCACCGCGACGCCAAGCTCTCCGACTCCGAGGTTGCTGCGCTCGTCGCCGCCCTCGACGAGCTCGACAGGAGACGCTGA
- a CDS encoding FAD/NAD(P)-binding oxidoreductase, with protein MKRLVVLGAGTAGTMIVNKLEKRLPAWDIVVVEPSPQHVYQPGLLFVPFGKADEADLVRATHPLLPERVTLIQSEVDLVVPDENIVRLESGEVIAYDQLVIATGTRPRPDQTEGMVGPGWRKSVHEFYTLEGAVELRRAIEAWDGGDLVVHITEMPIKCPVAPLEFAFLADDYFAEKGIRDRTRITYVTPLSGAFTKPIAAERLGSMLDDRGIALEADFYVERVDGSELVSFDDRRIPFDLLVTVPLNMGADFVARSGLGDELNHVRVDQHTFLATGYDDIWAVGDAANLPTSKAGSSAHFGGEVFVDNFLEHVAGEPMTRSYDGHANCFVESGNGKAMLIDFNYETEPLPGTYPLPRVGPFRLLAESRLNHLGKLAFRTTYWNLLLPGRRIPVPNAMSMAGKRVPKPKREE; from the coding sequence ATGAAGCGCTTGGTGGTGCTCGGTGCCGGCACGGCCGGGACCATGATCGTGAACAAGCTCGAGAAGCGACTCCCAGCGTGGGACATCGTCGTGGTCGAGCCGTCGCCCCAGCACGTGTACCAACCGGGCCTGCTGTTCGTCCCGTTCGGGAAGGCCGACGAGGCCGACCTCGTGCGCGCCACGCATCCGTTGCTGCCCGAACGCGTGACGCTGATCCAATCCGAGGTCGACCTCGTCGTTCCCGACGAGAACATCGTTCGGCTCGAGAGTGGCGAAGTCATCGCATACGACCAGCTCGTGATCGCGACCGGGACGAGACCGCGACCCGACCAAACCGAGGGGATGGTGGGGCCCGGCTGGCGCAAGTCGGTCCACGAGTTCTACACCCTCGAAGGCGCGGTCGAGCTGCGGCGTGCGATCGAGGCGTGGGACGGCGGAGACCTCGTCGTGCACATCACCGAGATGCCCATCAAGTGCCCGGTTGCCCCACTCGAGTTCGCCTTCCTGGCCGACGACTACTTCGCCGAGAAGGGGATCAGGGATCGGACGCGCATCACGTACGTGACCCCGCTCTCCGGCGCCTTCACGAAGCCGATCGCGGCCGAGCGCCTCGGCAGCATGCTCGACGATCGCGGCATCGCACTCGAGGCGGACTTCTACGTCGAGCGAGTGGACGGCAGCGAGCTCGTGTCGTTCGACGATCGCCGCATTCCGTTCGACCTGCTCGTCACGGTGCCCCTCAACATGGGCGCCGACTTCGTGGCCCGTTCCGGGCTCGGAGACGAGCTCAACCACGTGCGGGTCGACCAGCACACGTTTCTCGCCACCGGGTACGACGACATATGGGCCGTCGGCGACGCCGCCAACCTGCCGACATCGAAGGCGGGCTCGTCCGCTCACTTCGGCGGCGAGGTGTTCGTCGACAACTTCCTCGAGCACGTCGCCGGCGAGCCGATGACCCGCAGTTACGACGGGCACGCCAACTGCTTCGTCGAGAGCGGGAACGGCAAGGCCATGCTCATCGATTTCAACTACGAGACGGAGCCGCTCCCGGGCACTTACCCGTTGCCGAGGGTCGGGCCGTTCCGCCTGCTCGCCGAGTCCCGGCTGAACCATCTGGGGAAGCTGGCATTTCGGACGACCTACTGGAACCTGCTGCTCCCCGGCAGACGCATCCCCGTGCCGAACGCAATGTCGATGGCGGGCAAGCGTGTGCCGAAGCCGAAGAGAGAGGAATAG
- a CDS encoding UPF0182 family protein, translating into MINPEPIDIRPRSGARRLVMIIAIVALVALFTARSIATFWTDYLWYDSVASTGVWRTLVLTRVWMVVVASVVAFGLFWANLTLADRLSPRRPAFTGSADEEIIERFQGWMSPRAAGVRLLVAGFFGITLGLGAASFWKEFLYWRHGGSFGTVDPIYNMDVGFYVFDLPLYRAVFGWLFELVLVVALVTAALHYLNGGIQVQTTRRVTPGVKVHLSVLFALLALLKAVGYALDRWELLYSTRGPVVGVSYTDFNAQRPALNLLILISVVAAIIMLVNLRFRGWTLPLVAIGLWLFTSIVVGGLYPAIIQRFRVAPDERAKEIDFVAHNIEFTREAYDLTNIEVRNFPAGADLTRAGLDANQDTIDNIRLWDPSVLVTTYKELQEIRTFYNIADVDIDRYTLTDAETGDQRLTQVVASARELDEANIPGGGWVNRHLVYTHGFGAVISPANDVTVEGQPDFFVKDIPPDTAVPELAIAQPRIYFSDTATDEYLVANTNEDEADFPVGEGDSNINYNNYDGDGGIRLGGLARRVAFFLRFGDIDTLISNNLTPESRVLIQRNVRSRVDKVAPFLFPDADPYIVLIDGRLKWVVDLYSVSDRYPYSTFADTGRLDRVLGLPTSSFNYLRNPVKAVVDAYDGTITLYVVDEDDPLIQAQQRIFPGVFTDMDDMPDELRQHLRYPEDQFRIQSDVYTLYHMTNPGQFYSNVDPWQIAKDPATSERRVDLRNPVFNTDDPGNRPMLPYYLLMRLPGESDLSFIIMQPFTPANRPNMVSFVVAKSDEDDYGELIDFRFPAQSAQQGPGQVGEFINQDEEISPEFTLLGQGGSRVIQGSMLVIPIEQSLLYVQPIYLAAGAEADQTAPGFGQAQAETAGIPEFKRVVVSFNGQIVMRETLDDALAAIFGGGDGGGGVPPPGGEVPDEVAELLASAQAAFDAANAALRAGDLQTYADKIAEAQDFVDLAAELAGVAAAPETG; encoded by the coding sequence ATGATCAACCCGGAACCGATCGACATCCGGCCGCGTAGCGGCGCTCGTCGCCTCGTCATGATCATCGCCATCGTGGCGCTGGTGGCCCTTTTCACCGCTAGGTCGATCGCGACGTTCTGGACCGACTATCTCTGGTACGACTCCGTCGCCAGCACCGGTGTGTGGAGAACCCTCGTCCTCACGCGGGTGTGGATGGTCGTCGTCGCCTCCGTTGTCGCGTTCGGGCTGTTCTGGGCGAACCTCACGCTCGCCGACCGCCTCTCGCCGAGGCGCCCAGCGTTCACGGGAAGCGCAGACGAGGAGATCATCGAGCGTTTCCAGGGGTGGATGAGCCCGCGGGCTGCAGGCGTCCGGCTCCTGGTTGCCGGCTTCTTCGGGATAACGCTCGGGTTGGGAGCCGCGTCGTTCTGGAAGGAGTTCCTCTATTGGCGTCACGGTGGCAGCTTCGGGACCGTCGACCCGATCTACAACATGGACGTCGGCTTCTACGTCTTCGACCTGCCGCTGTACCGGGCCGTCTTCGGATGGCTGTTCGAGCTGGTGCTCGTCGTGGCGCTCGTCACCGCCGCGCTGCACTACTTGAACGGCGGCATCCAGGTGCAGACGACGCGCCGGGTCACACCAGGCGTCAAGGTGCACCTCTCGGTGCTGTTCGCCCTCCTCGCCCTCCTCAAGGCGGTGGGATACGCACTCGACCGCTGGGAGCTCCTGTACTCGACTCGGGGCCCGGTCGTCGGGGTCTCCTACACGGACTTCAACGCCCAGCGCCCCGCTCTCAACCTGCTCATCCTGATCTCTGTCGTTGCCGCGATCATCATGCTCGTCAACCTGAGATTTCGCGGCTGGACGTTGCCGCTGGTCGCGATCGGCCTGTGGCTCTTCACGTCGATCGTCGTCGGAGGCCTCTATCCGGCGATCATCCAGCGGTTCCGGGTTGCTCCGGACGAGCGCGCCAAGGAGATCGACTTCGTCGCCCACAACATCGAGTTCACGAGAGAGGCGTACGACCTCACGAACATCGAGGTGCGCAACTTCCCCGCCGGAGCAGATCTGACGCGGGCGGGCCTCGATGCGAACCAGGACACGATCGACAACATCCGGCTCTGGGATCCTTCGGTGCTCGTGACGACATACAAGGAGCTCCAAGAGATCAGGACGTTCTACAACATCGCCGACGTCGACATCGACCGGTACACGCTCACCGACGCCGAGACGGGAGACCAGCGCCTCACCCAGGTCGTCGCCTCGGCCAGGGAGCTCGACGAGGCCAACATCCCCGGTGGCGGTTGGGTGAACCGCCACCTCGTCTACACCCACGGATTCGGAGCGGTGATCAGCCCTGCCAACGACGTCACCGTCGAGGGCCAGCCCGATTTCTTCGTGAAGGACATCCCACCGGACACCGCAGTGCCCGAGTTGGCGATCGCACAGCCTCGCATCTACTTCTCGGACACGGCGACCGACGAGTACCTCGTCGCCAATACGAACGAGGACGAGGCCGACTTCCCGGTCGGCGAGGGCGACAGCAACATCAACTACAACAACTACGACGGTGACGGCGGGATCCGCCTTGGGGGACTGGCTCGTCGCGTCGCCTTCTTCTTGCGGTTCGGGGACATCGACACGCTCATCTCGAACAATCTCACCCCGGAGAGCCGGGTGCTCATCCAGCGCAACGTTCGCAGCAGGGTCGACAAGGTGGCGCCCTTCCTCTTCCCGGACGCAGACCCGTACATCGTGTTGATCGACGGCCGCCTCAAATGGGTGGTCGACCTCTACTCCGTCTCCGATCGCTACCCGTATTCGACGTTCGCCGACACCGGCAGGCTCGATCGCGTCCTCGGGCTGCCGACCTCGTCCTTCAACTACCTGCGCAACCCGGTGAAGGCGGTGGTGGACGCATACGACGGGACGATCACCCTCTACGTGGTCGATGAGGACGACCCGCTGATCCAGGCGCAGCAGAGGATCTTCCCCGGTGTGTTCACCGACATGGACGACATGCCCGACGAGCTGCGGCAACACCTCCGTTACCCGGAGGACCAGTTCAGGATCCAGAGCGACGTCTACACGCTCTATCACATGACGAACCCCGGCCAGTTCTACTCGAACGTCGACCCGTGGCAGATCGCCAAAGACCCGGCAACGTCGGAGCGCCGGGTCGACCTCCGCAATCCGGTGTTCAACACGGACGACCCGGGGAACCGGCCGATGCTGCCGTACTACCTGCTCATGCGGCTGCCCGGAGAGAGCGACCTGTCGTTCATCATCATGCAGCCGTTCACGCCTGCCAACCGGCCGAACATGGTCTCCTTCGTCGTCGCCAAGAGCGACGAGGACGACTACGGGGAGCTCATCGACTTCAGGTTCCCTGCCCAGAGCGCCCAGCAGGGCCCCGGACAGGTCGGCGAGTTCATCAACCAGGACGAGGAGATCTCACCCGAGTTCACGCTGCTCGGTCAGGGCGGTTCACGCGTCATCCAAGGGAGCATGCTCGTCATCCCGATCGAGCAGTCCCTCCTCTACGTGCAGCCCATCTACCTCGCCGCCGGCGCGGAAGCCGACCAGACCGCCCCCGGCTTCGGCCAGGCCCAGGCCGAGACGGCGGGCATTCCCGAGTTCAAGCGGGTCGTGGTGTCCTTCAACGGGCAGATCGTCATGCGCGAGACGCTCGACGATGCGCTCGCCGCCATCTTCGGCGGGGGAGACGGTGGAGGCGGTGTGCCGCCTCCCGGCGGTGAGGTCCCGGACGAGGTAGCCGAGTTGCTCGCATCGGCGCAGGCCGCCTTCGACGCCGCCAATGCGGCATTGCGGGCCGGAGACCTCCAGACGTATGCCGACAAGATCGCCGAGGCGCAGGACTTTGTCGACCTGGCGGCCGAGCTCGCCGGGGTGGCGGCCGCCCCCGAGACCGGCTGA
- a CDS encoding adenylate/guanylate cyclase domain-containing protein: MEQVAPAQSGFNPGTESAYRLRREAQVTPFERLGAVAGAASFLVMIVWDHAVAPEFATRVMPIRLGVAAVLVFGLLPITFTRAGRNHLLVQVAAFTVVLGGFSWVLAVLPDGFDIGLAGLTIGVVLIPLVAIERSQVAVLGALALVVANVAMAASNESRQTFTNVNTWIVLSLAFAAGVWFVFDRVNRRLFLTERELDAERRRADDLLESILPRAVADRLKLSRETVSDRFESVTILFSDLVGFTAFSKTREPDVVVGLLNDLFSRFDENAERLGVEKIKTIGDGYMAAGGVPSALPDHAARVSELALAMLDVMDDFRAVHGVDWQIRIGVHTGTVVAGVIGKRKFAYDLWGDAVNVASRLESTSAPGRIHVSADTVALLPDSFEAEGRGVIDLRNRGELPTFFLNRKQPSPITPAAASSS, translated from the coding sequence ATGGAACAGGTCGCCCCCGCGCAGTCCGGATTCAACCCGGGCACGGAGTCGGCGTACCGGCTGCGGCGCGAGGCTCAGGTGACGCCATTCGAGAGGCTCGGGGCCGTCGCCGGGGCCGCCTCGTTCCTCGTGATGATCGTGTGGGACCACGCGGTGGCTCCCGAGTTCGCCACCCGGGTGATGCCGATCCGTCTCGGGGTAGCCGCCGTGCTCGTCTTCGGCCTTCTCCCGATCACGTTCACCAGGGCCGGCCGGAACCACCTGCTCGTCCAGGTGGCGGCGTTCACGGTCGTGCTCGGCGGCTTCTCGTGGGTGCTGGCCGTCCTCCCCGACGGATTCGACATCGGCCTGGCCGGGCTCACCATCGGCGTGGTGTTGATACCACTGGTCGCGATCGAGAGGTCCCAGGTCGCGGTGCTCGGGGCGCTGGCGTTGGTCGTCGCCAACGTGGCGATGGCGGCCTCGAACGAATCACGCCAGACGTTCACGAACGTCAACACGTGGATCGTGCTGTCGCTGGCGTTCGCGGCCGGTGTCTGGTTCGTGTTCGACAGGGTGAACCGCAGGCTCTTCCTCACGGAGCGGGAGCTCGACGCCGAGCGACGCAGAGCAGACGACCTGCTCGAGAGCATCCTCCCCCGCGCGGTCGCCGATCGACTGAAGTTGAGCCGCGAAACGGTGTCCGACCGCTTCGAGTCGGTGACGATCCTGTTCTCCGACCTCGTCGGGTTCACCGCTTTCTCGAAGACTCGAGAACCCGACGTCGTGGTCGGCCTCCTCAACGATCTCTTCTCCCGATTCGACGAGAACGCCGAGCGGCTCGGGGTCGAGAAGATCAAGACGATCGGCGACGGGTACATGGCGGCGGGAGGGGTCCCGAGCGCGCTGCCCGACCACGCAGCCAGGGTGTCCGAGCTGGCCCTCGCCATGCTGGACGTGATGGACGACTTCAGAGCAGTACACGGCGTCGACTGGCAGATTCGGATCGGCGTGCACACCGGCACGGTCGTGGCAGGCGTCATCGGCAAGCGGAAGTTCGCCTACGACCTCTGGGGCGACGCCGTCAACGTCGCCAGCCGCCTCGAATCGACGAGCGCCCCCGGCCGAATCCATGTCTCGGCCGACACCGTTGCACTCCTCCCGGACTCTTTCGAGGCCGAAGGGCGGGGGGTCATCGACCTACGCAACCGGGGGGAGCTGCCGACGTTCTTCCTCAACCGCAAGCAGCCGAGCCCGATCACCCCGGCGGCGGCGAGCAGCAGCTGA
- a CDS encoding DivIVA domain-containing protein encodes MTDDTPSLRDRQFSSSMRGYDRDEVDEFKAKALARIADLEAQLAQGESHPPDVGVTDPAGLQVELGAIGAEVDSILEAARAFAKGLRDRATADAARWRAEADQESRSLRSQAEVDAEQMRGQAWDAAAEMIAAAQAETEALAESASEDALFIRAEAEREALRLTSEARREADETARSGRVEAERFLMAARAESEDILESARQSAESAQERARALEQRRAELLEELEAARNSIGQLEQEIDTRREALQIASTGAVTHPGGTGDHTWLEDDGSVRIISAAQMRGVEPVDADAMAAEVERLRTAEEPTIVEPEGMAPRLKEVAAPEPQIGPSEETVRIDASDEHDDEAATGETAPETGLHVEAAPEAPEPPEQLAQPEEPEQPAEAPDELENLFASLRAPGAEAPHDAVGVTTPNAEPAQDGTERRDDAGRTAVAVARQSAVDPFELRDRLLLPIANRALRAVKRDIVDLQNRVLEEVRVGEPGWLPDRPLVAASFGPEIRQLERESYLAGHSAAAEMVGSQKTPQPGSEGPGIATAGFVDALHEAVSSALASSDGARQVSAAASKVFRAWRTDDAERRLRLAAIRAYHEGLLMALADLGVAAVTAVCPGAVCRDGCPAETGATWDPSGPLPDGILLPPAAPSCQSAIVPI; translated from the coding sequence ATGACCGACGACACGCCGTCGCTGCGCGATCGCCAGTTCTCGTCCTCGATGAGGGGATACGACCGCGACGAGGTCGACGAGTTCAAGGCGAAGGCCTTGGCGCGCATCGCCGACCTCGAGGCCCAGCTGGCGCAGGGGGAGAGTCATCCCCCGGACGTGGGGGTCACCGACCCGGCGGGGCTCCAGGTCGAGCTGGGCGCCATCGGGGCCGAGGTCGACAGCATCCTCGAGGCGGCCCGCGCCTTTGCCAAGGGCTTGCGTGACCGTGCAACGGCCGACGCCGCCCGGTGGCGGGCCGAGGCCGACCAGGAGTCTCGATCGCTCCGCTCCCAGGCAGAGGTCGACGCCGAGCAGATGCGCGGCCAAGCCTGGGACGCCGCCGCCGAGATGATCGCCGCTGCCCAAGCCGAGACCGAAGCCCTCGCCGAGTCGGCCAGCGAGGACGCATTGTTCATCCGTGCCGAGGCCGAGAGAGAGGCGCTGCGCCTCACCAGCGAGGCCCGACGCGAAGCCGATGAGACGGCACGGTCGGGGCGCGTCGAGGCGGAGCGCTTCCTCATGGCTGCCAGGGCCGAGAGTGAGGACATCCTCGAATCGGCCAGGCAGTCGGCGGAGTCCGCCCAGGAGCGAGCTCGGGCGCTCGAGCAGCGCAGAGCCGAGCTTCTCGAGGAGTTGGAGGCGGCTCGCAACTCGATCGGCCAGCTCGAGCAGGAGATAGACACCAGGCGGGAGGCACTGCAGATCGCATCCACGGGAGCGGTGACCCACCCGGGGGGCACCGGCGACCACACCTGGCTGGAGGACGACGGCTCCGTCAGGATCATCTCGGCGGCCCAGATGAGAGGCGTCGAGCCGGTCGACGCGGATGCGATGGCAGCGGAGGTCGAGCGGCTCCGCACGGCCGAGGAACCCACCATCGTGGAACCGGAAGGCATGGCTCCCCGGCTGAAGGAGGTCGCCGCGCCGGAGCCGCAGATCGGTCCTTCCGAGGAGACCGTGCGCATCGACGCCTCCGACGAGCACGACGACGAGGCGGCAACGGGTGAGACCGCCCCGGAGACGGGCCTGCACGTCGAGGCGGCACCCGAGGCGCCCGAGCCGCCCGAGCAGCTCGCGCAGCCCGAGGAGCCCGAACAGCCCGCCGAGGCTCCCGACGAGCTTGAAAACCTCTTCGCCAGCCTGCGCGCCCCAGGAGCCGAGGCTCCGCACGATGCGGTCGGTGTCACCACACCCAACGCCGAGCCGGCGCAGGATGGCACCGAGCGTCGCGACGACGCCGGTCGAACTGCAGTGGCGGTTGCCCGGCAGTCCGCCGTCGATCCGTTCGAGCTGCGGGACCGTCTGCTCCTGCCCATCGCCAATCGGGCACTGCGGGCCGTCAAACGTGACATCGTCGACCTGCAGAACCGGGTCCTCGAGGAGGTGCGCGTCGGTGAGCCCGGCTGGTTGCCGGACCGCCCGCTCGTTGCAGCGTCGTTCGGTCCCGAGATCCGCCAGCTGGAGCGGGAGAGCTACCTCGCGGGCCACAGCGCGGCCGCTGAGATGGTCGGCTCGCAGAAGACGCCGCAGCCCGGGTCGGAGGGCCCCGGAATCGCGACAGCCGGTTTCGTGGACGCTCTCCACGAGGCTGTGAGCAGCGCGTTGGCCTCGAGCGACGGAGCCCGCCAGGTGTCTGCGGCGGCCAGCAAGGTCTTTCGCGCCTGGCGCACCGACGACGCAGAGCGGCGGCTGCGACTCGCCGCCATCAGGGCATATCACGAGGGACTCCTCATGGCGCTGGCCGATCTCGGCGTGGCTGCCGTAACCGCCGTCTGCCCGGGCGCCGTGTGCCGGGACGGCTGCCCTGCCGAGACCGGGGCGACGTGGGACCCGTCGGGTCCCCTCCCGGACGGGATCCTCCTACCCCCTGCGGCGCCGAGCTGCCAGAGCGCGATCGTCCCCATCTGA
- a CDS encoding TusE/DsrC/DsvC family sulfur relay protein translates to MTVATIAGHEVEVDQEGFLVNPSQWSETLASSLAENIGLELTDGHWAAIRFARADYEANGETPTLRRMGTVGGVSTKDMFTLFPKKPAKKMAYVAGLPKPVGCV, encoded by the coding sequence ATGACGGTTGCAACGATCGCGGGGCACGAGGTGGAGGTCGACCAGGAGGGGTTCCTCGTCAACCCGTCCCAGTGGTCGGAGACACTGGCGTCGTCGCTCGCCGAGAACATCGGCCTCGAGCTGACGGACGGCCATTGGGCGGCGATCCGCTTCGCCCGCGCCGATTACGAGGCGAACGGCGAGACGCCCACTCTGCGCCGCATGGGAACGGTCGGTGGCGTGTCGACCAAGGACATGTTCACGCTGTTCCCGAAGAAGCCAGCCAAGAAGATGGCGTACGTCGCCGGCTTGCCGAAGCCGGTCGGCTGCGTGTGA
- a CDS encoding CBS domain-containing protein translates to MEVRALLGGEVITVAPAATLREAAVRMVDPDIGSVAVMNGPKVVGILTERDLVHAIAAGADVDDASVERWMTASPDVIAPVDDVEDAADWMLATGHRHLPVMEGETLLGIVSIKDVLWALRDGVRS, encoded by the coding sequence GTGGAAGTGAGAGCGCTCCTCGGCGGCGAAGTCATCACGGTGGCACCCGCGGCCACCTTGCGAGAAGCAGCCGTTCGCATGGTCGACCCGGACATCGGATCGGTGGCGGTCATGAACGGTCCGAAGGTCGTGGGGATCCTCACGGAGCGCGACCTGGTGCATGCGATAGCGGCAGGCGCCGACGTCGATGACGCCTCGGTCGAGCGGTGGATGACCGCCTCACCCGACGTGATCGCCCCGGTCGACGACGTGGAGGACGCCGCCGACTGGATGCTCGCCACAGGGCACCGGCACCTTCCCGTCATGGAGGGAGAGACGCTGCTCGGCATCGTCAGCATCAAGGATGTGCTCTGGGCGCTTCGGGATGGCGTGAGGTCTTAG
- a CDS encoding DsrE/DsrF/DrsH-like family protein translates to MTTVLESAPIPTFEDEQSGRKLCIICSKGSLDMAYPGLVLANAALGEGVDVHLFFTFWGFDVINKETMAHLKFTPVGNPATHMPPSLMGLPGMTAFATHMMKKQIEGIDVPDVPEFLEMITDAGGHLWACRMSADMMHLTEDDLYSRVEGIISAADFIELSEGAQIIFV, encoded by the coding sequence GTGACAACCGTGCTGGAAAGCGCCCCGATCCCGACGTTCGAGGACGAGCAGTCGGGACGCAAGCTCTGCATCATCTGCTCGAAGGGCTCGCTCGACATGGCGTACCCCGGCCTCGTCCTCGCCAACGCGGCCCTCGGTGAGGGCGTCGACGTGCACCTGTTCTTCACGTTCTGGGGCTTCGACGTCATCAACAAGGAGACGATGGCGCACCTCAAGTTCACACCCGTCGGCAACCCGGCCACGCACATGCCGCCCTCGCTCATGGGCCTTCCGGGGATGACGGCCTTCGCCACCCACATGATGAAGAAGCAGATCGAGGGCATCGACGTCCCGGACGTCCCCGAGTTCCTCGAGATGATCACGGATGCCGGCGGTCACCTGTGGGCGTGCCGAATGTCGGCCGACATGATGCACCTCACCGAGGACGACCTGTACTCGCGGGTCGAGGGGATCATCTCGGCCGCCGACTTCATCGAGCTCTCAGAGGGCGCCCAGATCATCTTCGTGTGA
- a CDS encoding PDZ domain-containing protein: MDSRTELAPGTVQPDVLIDPSWDGVPPSIRPTGKIPKWPFVLGGLLLALGVAAGIVARLDVPYYALSPGPVNDVSDFIDVVGDESVEQGELMFLTVSLKEVNAFEYLAAIIDSQVDVSPRENIRPAGVSSEELRQQNLDLMEQSKQNAVYVALTRLGYEVTFNGSGALVQGIVDGSAAQGTLEENDVIVAVDGLPVEFSTDAVDLISGRSPGDTVSLLVDRPTDESNTEFEQFEVTLTLGPYRAVEEDGTITEDPERGMVGVLLQNASVDIEFPVDIEIDSQNIGGPSAGLMFTIEIINQLTPEDLTRGHRIAGTGTIDQDGEVGAIGGIKQKIFAAIDAGAEYVLVPASNYDDAVEAAGDDIGVVKVATIEDALAFFESLPTPQA, encoded by the coding sequence ATGGATTCTCGCACGGAGCTGGCGCCGGGCACCGTTCAACCGGACGTCCTGATCGACCCGTCATGGGACGGGGTCCCGCCCTCGATCCGGCCGACAGGAAAGATTCCCAAGTGGCCGTTCGTCCTCGGCGGCCTGTTGCTCGCCCTCGGCGTCGCCGCGGGCATCGTCGCCAGGCTGGACGTTCCCTACTACGCCCTCTCGCCCGGGCCGGTCAACGACGTCAGCGACTTCATCGATGTCGTCGGCGACGAGTCCGTCGAGCAGGGCGAGCTCATGTTCCTCACCGTGTCCCTCAAGGAAGTCAACGCGTTCGAGTACCTGGCGGCCATCATCGACAGCCAGGTCGACGTCAGCCCCCGGGAGAACATCAGGCCGGCTGGGGTATCCAGCGAGGAGCTTCGCCAGCAGAACCTCGACCTGATGGAGCAGTCGAAGCAGAACGCCGTCTACGTCGCCCTCACCCGACTCGGCTACGAGGTCACGTTCAATGGATCGGGAGCGCTCGTGCAGGGGATCGTCGACGGCTCGGCCGCGCAGGGGACACTCGAGGAGAACGACGTCATCGTCGCCGTCGACGGCCTGCCCGTGGAGTTCTCGACGGACGCCGTCGACTTGATCAGTGGTCGCAGCCCCGGCGACACCGTGTCGCTGCTCGTGGACCGGCCGACGGACGAGTCGAACACGGAGTTCGAGCAGTTCGAGGTGACGCTCACCCTCGGCCCGTACCGGGCAGTCGAGGAGGACGGCACGATCACCGAGGATCCCGAGCGGGGCATGGTGGGAGTGCTCCTCCAGAACGCCAGCGTCGACATCGAGTTCCCGGTGGACATCGAGATCGACTCGCAGAACATCGGGGGACCGTCTGCGGGGCTGATGTTCACCATCGAGATCATCAACCAGCTGACACCGGAAGACCTGACGCGAGGCCACCGCATCGCGGGCACGGGGACGATCGACCAGGACGGCGAAGTCGGCGCCATCGGCGGTATCAAGCAGAAGATCTTTGCCGCCATCGATGCCGGCGCCGAGTACGTCCTCGTCCCGGCATCGAACTACGACGACGCAGTCGAAGCGGCAGGCGACGACATCGGTGTCGTCAAGGTCGCCACCATCGAGGACGCGCTCGCCTTCTTCGAGTCCCTCCCCACCCCCCAAGCCTGA
- a CDS encoding DUF4342 domain-containing protein has product MTSDQDRADGPAEEIPVKGEELIGKVKQLIHEGNVRRVTIKNEKGETIVELPLTFGVVGALIAPTLAAVGAIAALVTDCTITIERTNAAAD; this is encoded by the coding sequence ATGACGTCCGACCAAGACCGTGCCGATGGGCCCGCCGAGGAGATCCCTGTCAAGGGCGAAGAACTGATCGGCAAGGTGAAACAGCTCATCCACGAAGGCAACGTCCGGCGCGTGACGATCAAGAACGAGAAGGGTGAGACGATCGTCGAGCTCCCGCTCACCTTCGGGGTCGTCGGGGCTCTCATCGCTCCGACCCTGGCGGCAGTGGGCGCCATCGCGGCGTTGGTGACGGACTGCACCATCACGATCGAGCGCACGAACGCGGCAGCCGACTGA